The sequence below is a genomic window from Elusimicrobiales bacterium.
CCCCCGCTTCCACGGCTGATGCCGGCGCGGGCAACAGCGGCTCCCCCCCGCCCAGATGGATTACAGGTTTGCCTTCCTCGCGCAGTTGCGCCGCTTTGGCGTTCAGCGCAAGCGTGGGAGAGTCTGCCAGTTCACAGGCCAGGCGGCTGATGTGCATTTCACTAATTATAAGCAAAAATCGCGCCTAACTCAAACTCATTTATGTTCCGCAGTTGACGGCGGCAACCTGAGCGGCGGGGGCGGGTTGAGCAGCTTCAGCTCGTAATCATGGCGGTGGATTTTGGCTATGGTGTCCAGTATCAGCCCCACCGAGAAACAAAGCAGCGAAAAAATCATCAGCCCCGTCGCCAGTATCGCCAGCGGGACTTTGTAAACGTAATGGAAACGCATGAACTCTATGATTGGCGGCAGCCCCGCCACCAGTCCCAGCACGGAAAAAACCGCCGCGCAGCCGCTGAAAAACAAAAAAGGCCTGTAGTTTTTGAGTATTGAGAAAATGGTCTTTATCACCCGCGCCCCGTCGCTGAAGGTGTTAAGTTTTGAGAAGCTGCCGGCAGGCCGGTCCTTGTATTCAATGGGGATTTCCACTATTGCAAACCGCTTGTCCAGCGCGTGCAAAGTCATTTCCGTCTCAATCTCAAAGCCGGAACAGAGTATTGGATAATTTTTCACAAAGGTCCGGCTGAAAACGCGCGCGCCGCTCATAATATCACGCAGTTTTGCGCCAAAGAGGCGGTTGACCAGAAACCCGACCAGCGCGTTGCCGAAATTGTGGAAGGGCCGCTTGTTTTCGCGCCCGTAATGCCCGCCGGAGAGCCGGTCGCCCACCGCCATATCGGCAGAGCCGTTCAGAACCGGCCCCAGCAGTTTTTTAACCTCGCGCGCGGGATAAGTCATATCCGCGTCAACGAGAATGAAGATATCCGCGTCAATTTCACGGAACGCCCTGCGGACGGCGTTGGCCTTGCCCTGCCGCGGCTCGGACATAACAACGCCGTCTCCGCCCAATCGTGCAAGCGCGCCGCGCGCCAGTTCCCCCGTCCCGTCGGAGGAGTTATTATCCACCACCACAATCCGCGCCTCCGCAAACTCCGCGCGGAACTGCGCCAGCGTATCGCCGATAGTTGCCGCCTCGTTATAAGCAGGGATAATGATTGCGGTTTCCGCCATGGCCTATTTTTTCTCCTTCTTCTGTTCGTTCATAACTTTCAGAGAGCTGCAGGCCCGGGCCAGCGCGGGATTGGGATTTTTCCGGTCATCATATTTTTCGGCAAGGCAGTAATACTCCTCGGTTTTGTCCAATTGCCCGCGCCGCTGATACAACTGGCCTAAAGTAAAATACGGATACGGGTTTCCCGTTCCAATTAGACGAATGGACTCACGCAGATAATACTCGGACAGAGCGTCCGCGCACACCGGCCCGGCGGCTTCCAATTTCACGGATTTGCGCAAATACTGCGCTGCTGCGGGGGACATGAATAAA
It includes:
- a CDS encoding glycosyltransferase family 2 protein, coding for MAETAIIIPAYNEAATIGDTLAQFRAEFAEARIVVVDNNSSDGTGELARGALARLGGDGVVMSEPRQGKANAVRRAFREIDADIFILVDADMTYPAREVKKLLGPVLNGSADMAVGDRLSGGHYGRENKRPFHNFGNALVGFLVNRLFGAKLRDIMSGARVFSRTFVKNYPILCSGFEIETEMTLHALDKRFAIVEIPIEYKDRPAGSFSKLNTFSDGARVIKTIFSILKNYRPFLFFSGCAAVFSVLGLVAGLPPIIEFMRFHYVYKVPLAILATGLMIFSLLCFSVGLILDTIAKIHRHDYELKLLNPPPPLRLPPSTAEHK